CCGCGAACTGCGCACCAACGTGTCGCTCAGGGTCGCCAACACCGCCAACGCCGACACCTTCCAGGTTTCCGGCCGCGGCGAACTGCACCTTTCCATCCTGATCGAGAACATGCGCCGCGAAGGTTTCGAGATGGCCGTCTCGAAGCCGGAGGTCATCATGCGCATGGTCGAGGGCGTGCGCCACGAGCCGATGGAGTACCTGGTGGTGGACGTCCCCGCCGAGTACCAGGGGGCCATCATCGAGCGCATGGGACCCCGTAAAGGGGAGATGGTCGCCATGAATCCGATGGGCGAGACCGTGCGCCTTGAGTTCATCGTCCCGGCCCGTGGCCTGATCGGTATCAGGGGCGAGTTCCTGACCGAGACCCGCGGCACCGCGGTGATCACCCACACCTTCCACGACTACGCTCCGTACAAGGGCGAGATCCCGGGGAGAAAGAACGGCGTCCTGATCGCCATGGAGCAGGGTGAGACCACCGCCTATTCTCTGGACGCGCTGCAGCCGCGCGGCATCCTCTTCCTCGGCGCCGGCGTCGAGGTGTACGGCGGCATGATCATCGGCCAGCACGCCAAGGACAACGACCTCGAGGTCAACCCCTGCAAGGGGAAGAAGCTCACCAACGTGCGCGCCTCGGGCAGCGACGACGCCATCAAGCTCACCCCGCCGCGCGTTCTTACCCTGGAGCAGGCGCTCGAGTTCATCGACGAGGACGAACTGGTCGAGGTGACGCCGGTTTCCATCCGTCTGCGCAAGAAGGAGCTCGACCCCACCAAGCGCAAGCGCGCCGGCCGGGCCTGATACCATCAGCCCCCGCAGCCGTGACATCGTCGGCTGCGGGGGCTTTTTATGAACTCACCGCATCTCAAGGAGGCATCCATGCACTCTCGAACCCTGCGTTTCCTGGGCCTTTGCTCCCTGCTAACCCTCCTGGGCGCCTGCGCTTCGGCCCCTGCCCCGGTGAAGAGCGCCGAGACATACTTCAAGGAAGGTGAGGCCGCCTACGCTTCCAAGCACTACGAGGATGCCATCGCCCAGTTCAAGAAGGTGAAAGAAAGCTACAGCAACCTGGAGTTGAGCGCGCAGGCCGAGTTGAAGATAGCTGATGCCCACTTCGACAACGGCGCCTTCATCGAGGCGGCCGCCGCCTACGAGGATTTCCGCAAGCTCCACCCCACCAACGAAAAGGCGCCCTACGCGCTGTACCGCCTGGGGCTGGCCAATTACAACCAGATCACCGGCATCGATACCGACCAGACCGCAGTGAAGAACGCGGTGCACTACCTGGAGATGTTCTTGGCCCAGTACCCCGGCTCGGAGTACGCGGCCGACGCCAAGGCCAAGCTGGCCGACTGCCGCGACAAGCAGCTCGCCTATGAGAATTACGTCGGCCACTTCTACCTGCGCACCAAGAAATACCCCTCGGCGATCAAGCGCCTGAACGAGGCGCTGCAGCGCTTCCCCGGACAGCCTAGGCTGGCCGACACCCTGTTCTACCTCGAGCAGGCCTATCGTAAGTCGGGCGATACCGCCCATGCTGAGGAAGTGCAGAAGAGGCTCGATGCAGAATATCCGGTGCAGGTGCGTCGTGCGCGGGGGGAGGAATCGAGGCCATCCGTGGGTAAGGACGAGCTTCCCATGATCATCTTTAAGGACGCCGATAAATAAAAAAGGCGCGCGCCCCGATGTCGGGACGCGCGCCTTTACTGCTGTCCGCCGGCTCTAGGCCACCAACTGGTGCTGTCTGCTGCCGGCGTTGCTGTTTTTGCGCCCTTTCTTTTGGCGGTACATGCGCTGGTCCGCCAGGCGCCAAGAGGCCATCAGCTCCTCACCGTCGTGGGCGGTGGCGGCCCCAATGGAGAGGCTCAAGTGGAGTGCGGGGTGCTCGTGATTGCTCTGTGCCAGCTGGGCCTGGAGCCGCTCCATCGCCTCGTGCAGGGTGGACTCGTCGGTGTTGGGCAGGAGGGCGGCAAACTCGTCACCGCCCACGCGCGCAACCACGTCCTCGCGCCGGAAGGCGTTTTTGAGCACTTCGGCCGCATGCCTGAGCAAGTCGTCGCCGGCTGCGTGCCCTTGCTGGTCGTTGACCTCCTTCAGCCGGTCCACGTCGACCATGACGATGCTGACCGGGAACTTGCGCCCCTTGCTGAGCCGCTCGAGCTCCTCGTCGAAGTAGGCCCGGTTGTAGATGCCGGTCAGGATGTCGTGGCTACTCAGGTAGCGCAGCTTCAACTCGGCCTGCTTGCGTTCTGAGATGTCCAGCAGCGCCCCCACCACCCCTCCGGAACTGCTCCCGGAGTTCTTGAAGGTGGCGCTGTAAAAGATCATGTCCCTGCGCTCGCCGTCGGCGCAGGTGATGGTCCCCTCGAAGCTGCGCGGGCCGACCCCGTTCTCCGCCGTCTCCTCGCCGCGGTTGTAGAGGGCGGCCAGGTCCGGGGGGAGGATCTCGTAGATGCTCTTGTTGACATGGTCGCCGGGCTTGACGCCGATCTGCTCCTCGAAGGCCTTGTTGCAACCCAGGTAGAGGCCGTTGGGGTCGTTGTAGAAGATCGGGGTGGGCAGAGTATCGATGAGCACCTGGATGAATTCCAGCTTCTCCTTGAGCTCCTGTTCGTGGCGGCGGCTTTGCTGGCGCAGGGCGGCCTCGGCAATGGAACGCTGCACCGCCGGCACAAGCCTGGTCAGGTTCCCCTTGAGGACGAAATCGTCGGCCCCGGCACGAATGGCGGCCGCGGCGGCCTCCTCGCCGACCTTTCCCGATATCATCAGGAAGGGGATGTCACAGCCGTGTTCCTTGAGTATCTGCAGAGCTTTCAGTCCGCTGAAGCCGGGCATCACGTAGTCGCAGATGATGACGTCCCACGGGGACACAGCAAGTGCCTCGGTCAGGCCCTGAGCGCTATCCACCCGCTGGAAATGGACGTCGAATCCCCCCTGCTCAAGCTGGATCACGATCAGCTGGGCATCGTCAGGGGCATCCTCGACGATCAGGACTCTTAACAGTCTCTTCATGTGCTATTTTCTCCGATAAAACAGGGGGTTGTGGCACCGGACACCGGAACATTGTAATCCACGCCGACGCGAAGGCAAGCCGCGTGCCGGGGCGGGAAAAGGCCGCCGCGGCGGCAGCCCGGCCGCAAACGCAGGCCAGCGTCGCGTTCATGAAAACATGTATCGGCAGGTGGCTCCGGCAACTGAAGAAATTAATTTTTTATCATTATCTTCTAATCAGTGCAATGGGTGATCAATATTAATTTGTGCTTTGCCGTTGCGGTGCCGCAGCCGCAGCGTGTATAGTCCTCATGAAGGTGAGTGGCAAAGGCACGGCCCCCGCGAAGGGGGCGGCGCGGCACCTCTCATGACAGGGTGCGCCGTCGGCTTTTTTAAGGAGAGAGGATGAAGCAGTTTTTTTTCGCGACCACCGCCAAAGGGGTGGAAGAGGCGCTGGCGGCCGAGTTGGTGCGGTTGGGCATTCCGGAGGTAAGCGCCGAGAGCGGCGGCGCCCGCTTTGGCGGGGGGATGGAGGCTGCCTATCGGGCCAACCTCTGGCTGCGCACGGCAAGCCGCGTGCTGATGACACTGGCCGAGTTCCCCTGTGAGAGCCCGGAACAGCTGTACAACGGTGTGCGGGGCATCTCCTGGGAGCGCTTCCTGACCCCGGCGCTCACCCTCGCGGTTGACTGCAACCTGAGGGACTCCGCGCTGACCCATTCCGGCTTCGTGGCGCTGAAGACCAAGGACGCCATCGTCGATGCGCTGCGCGACCACTACGGCAGCCGCCCCAGCGTGGACACCAAGGACCCGGACCTGCGCGTCAACGTGCGCCTGTTCAAGAACCGCTGCACCCTGAGCCTCGACCTCTCCGGGGAACCGCTGGACCGGCGCGGCTATCGCCTGGACCGGCACGAGGCGCCGCTCAAGGAGAACCTGGCCGCGGCGCTGGTGGAATTCTCCGGTTGGGACGGCAGCACCCCGCTGGTCGACCCCATGTGCGGCACCGGGACCATTGCCATCGAGGCGGCGCTCAAGGCCCTGCGCATCCCGCCGGGGTTGAATCGCGGTTTCGGGTTCCAGCGCTGGCAGGGGTTCGACCGGGCGCTCTGGGACCGCATCACCGCCGAGGCGCGTGCGGGCATGCTGGACCGGCTCCCCGCGCCGGTGCAAGGGACCGATCTGTCACACTCCGCGGTGGGCATGGCGGCTCAAAACGCGAAGCGCGCCGGTGTTCTGGAGCACCTGGTGCTGGGCCGGCTCCCCATGGCCGAGCTGACACCTCCTCCCGGGCCGGGGGTGCTGATCCTCAACCCTCCCTACGGCAAGAGGCTCGGCGAGCAGGAGGCGCTGCGCCCGCTCTACAAGGAGATCGGCGACACCCTGAAACAGCGCTGCAAGGGGTACACCGCCTACCTCTTCACCGGCAACCTGGAGCTGGCCAAGTCGGTTGGCCTGAAGGCCACCCGCAGGATAGTGCTCTACAACGGCCCCATCGAGTGCCGCCTGCTCAAGTACGAGATGTATTAGGAACCGCAGCTTCTGTCATTAAAATAGAAGCTTGACACGCTAATCCTTTTACTATATGTTTTAATTTCGCTTTTCGGGCCTATAGCTCAGTTGGTTAGAGCTACCGGCTCATAACCGGTCGGTCCCAGGTTCGAGTCCTGGTGGGCCCACCACCTTACAAATTAGGATGATGTGGGGATGCCCTTAAAGCACCTGGTCAGACGAAAAAATACACTTTTTGTGGGGAGAGAGAGTGCACACCAAGCGGTTGCACTCTTTTTCTTTTGAGCGTGATGATAACTCCGAGACTTTCAGATCTAGTTGGAATAACTGGGAAAATTGCCCCAATTCACTTCGCTGAATCCTGGGACAACGTGGGGCTGCAGCTTGGCGACCCAGTCGTCCCGGTTTCCCGGATCATGGTAGCGCTCGATCCCGGCCGCCCCGCCGTCGAGGCCGCCATCGAGGCCCGCTGCCAGCTGCTGGTCACGCATCACCCGTTCATCTTCTCCCCGCTCAAAAAGATCACCGCCGCCGACGAAACCGGCCGTCTTGCCATCCTCGCCCTCAAGCACGACCTCGCTATCATCTCCCTGCACACCAACCTCGATATCGCCCAAGGGGGCGTCAACGACCTTCTGGCTGGCCGCCTGGGGCTCCAAGGCGCGCAGCCTTTGAAGATCACCGGTGGCGAGGAGTACGTCAAGATGGTGCTGTTCGCGCCGCGCGGATTCGAGGAGAAGCTTCTCTCCGCGCTCTCCCCCTTCATGCCCCTGATCGGCAACTACCGCGACTGTTCCTACCAGATTGAAGGGACCGGGCGCTTTACCCCGCTGGCCGGCGCCAAGCCGTTCGTGGGCGAGGTGGGGGCGGGGCACGTGGAGCCGGAGAGCAGGCTCGAGTTCCTGGTCCTGAAAGAGCGCATCGGCGCCGCCGTGACCGCCTTGAAAGGGGCGCACCCCTACGAAGAGCCCGCCTACGACCTGTACCCGGTACTGAACCAGGGCCCGCCGCGCGGGCTGGGACGCATCGGTACGCTGGCCGCCCCGGTGGCGGCGGCAGACTTCGCAACGGAGGTCCGGGAGCGTCTGGGTGCGGCAGGTGTGCGGCTGGTGGGCGATCCGGAGCGCCAGGTGAAGAAAGTGGCGGTCTGCGGTGGATCCGGCGTATCGCTGTTGCACGATGCCGCGCGCAAGGGCGCCGATATCCTGGTTACCGGGGACGTGAAATACCACGAGGCGCGCGAGGCCGAGGCCCTCGGGGTGGCACTGCTCGACGCCGGGCATTTCGCCACCGAGCGGCTCATGGTAGAGGGGCTCGGCGCGCAGTTGAAACAAGTCCTCGCGGCACGCCGCTTCGAGGCGGAAGTAGTTGAATACCAAGGGGAGCAGGAGCCTTTCAGCTTCTGGTAAGACCTCTGCTCTTTAGAACATAAAAAGGTAGTTGGGGAGGCGGATTTTGCGTAACAAACTGAAGGCGTTATACGAATTGCAGGAGATCGATCTCAGGATCGACGGGCTGGACGGCGAGAAGGCGCAGCTGGTGAGCGAGTCCCAGGCGCTGGATGCGAAGCTTGCGGAAGCGCGTGAGAAGATCGCGGCGCGACGCGAGGAGGTGAGCGCACTCGAGGAGGAGAAGGGAGCCCTTGAGGCCAATCTCGCTTCCGAGAACGACAACATCAACCGTTCCGAGTCGCATCTCAAGGAGATCAAGACCCAGAAGGAGTACCAAGCCGTCTCCAAGGAGATTTCCGGCGCGAAGAAGCTGATCGCCGAACTGGAGGAGCAGATCCTGCAGAAGATCAACGCCATCGAGGAGATCAACGCCGACATCGCCCAGCGCGAAGCTGACCTCGTCGAGCTGGAAGGCAACGTTGCCGCGCAGCAGGCCGAGGTGCAGCAGAAGGTGGAGGCGCTGGAAGGGGGGATCGCCAAAGATGCCGCCACTCGTGAGGAGACGGTGAAGATCATCCCGGCCTCCGTGATGAAGCGTTACAGCCGGCTGCGCGACCAGCGCAGGGGGGTTGCCGTGGTAGAGGCCAAGGAAGGGAACTGCATGGGGTGCAACATGCACCTGCCGCCGCAGCTCTACAACACCTTGTTCCGCGCCGACGACGTGCTCACCTGCCCGCACTGCCAGCGTATCCTGATCATGAAGCAGGAAGTCGAGTAGCGATAGGTTAAGGTTGAGGTTTTTCTCAACCTTAATCTGGTGTTTAAGGTTTGGCCGGAGCAGACCAGATGGTCGCCGTTCACCTCGTCTTTGACGAAGGTGGAGGGAGGAAAGTCCGGGCTCCACAGGGCATGGTGCTGGATAACGTCCAGCGGGGGCAACCCTAGGGATAGTGCCACAGAGAGAAGTCCGCCTTTCGGACCCGTAGCTAAAGGGGCTTGCCCCCCGAAGCCTCGGCGAAGGGGGGTAAGGGTGAAAGGGTGAGGTAAGAGCTCACCGGGTTCGGCGGTGACGTCGGATGCCAGGTAAACCCCACCAGGAGCAAGACCAAATAGGGAAGCGCCAAGGACGGCCCGTCCGTGCTTCCGGGTTGGTTGCTTGAGGGTGTCGGCAACGGCACTCCTAGATGAATGACTATCACCCGCCTCCGGGTAACCGGTTGCGGGGACAGAACCCGGCTTACGGTCTGCTTCGGCCAATTAACACCACAAAAGTTAGAGAACGTATTTGAACGCAGCGCCGCCAAGCCGCAAAGGAAAGCGGGAACTTTGACGGCTACAAGTCTAGCTGTTCCTCGTTTTTGCATAGTCTCTGCGTCTTTGCGTCTTTGCGTTACAAAACGGTTTTTAGACCCGCCTTCCGGTCGCTCCGGACGGCGTTTTTTTATTGCACGAGGTTGGTGTGGCTGGTTGGGATCATGTATGGCAGGAGGCGGTGAGCAGGGTGACGGCTGCGTTTCAGCAGCTCCCCGTTCCCGTCCGGCGGGACTTGGAGGCGCTGGCCACCGCAATGGTGGCGCACAAGCAGGCGATGCAGCGGCTAGTCTCGCAGGCGGACGCCGCCAGCCATTGCGCCGCCTGCGGCGGCGCCTGCTGCGCCAAAGGTAAGTACCACTTCAGCGCAGTCGATCTCCTGGTCTACCTCGCCACTGCCAAGCCGCTCTTTGCGCCGCGCTTCGACAACGGACTCTGCCCATTCCTGGGGGAGCCGGAGTGCCTGATCCCGGCCGGCTACCGTCCCTTCAACTGCATCACCTTCAACTGCGACCTCATCGAAGATCAGCTGCCGCGGGACGAAGTCGCCCGCTTTTACCAAATGGAGCAGGAGCTTTCCGCCCGCTACACCGAAATTCGCGCCCTGTTTCCGGCGGGGAGCATGGCCGGGTCCCTGCTTTGACCCCACAGGAGAAGTGACCATGACGACAACCATCAACGACATCGTGCTGACGCACATCGACAACAAGCCCAGCTTCTACGCAAGGATTGAGGACATCGCCCCGGACATGAAGCCCGGCTGGTGGCAGGTGAAACTCCTGGTGCTCACCGTGCCGCTCCAGGTTTACCACTGGATCCTAGACGAGAGCCAGGTGAACGGCGCCCCCTTCACCATGTCGGGGACACCGGTCATGCTCGAGAAGGTGGTGTCGCCGGAGCCGCCCCAGAAGCCGGTGGCACCGGTGGATAACGAGGGGGCCCAGAAGAAGGGGAACGTGGTTTCCCTCTTTGACAGGAAAAAGAATTAATAATGTTGCATCGTTCCGGGCGGGGTCTCCAAGACCCCGCCCGCCGCGTTTTCACCTCCTCGCTTCGCTGAACATTTTAATTTACCCCAGTTCACTCCTGGCTTTTACCACTTCTTGCCACCGGCTCGCGTCCCCCCGCTTAACCCACTGGAAAACCTCCCAAAAATTCCCTATTTGCCGCTAATTTTGCCTTGACATCAAAGGTGGCCTCCCGTATAGTTCGTGCACGAAAGTGGTATGTAGTGGTATAAAGTGGCAACGAGTGCCGAGGGAATCATGTTCAGAGGGAAGTTCGACACGACCATCGACGCCAAGGGGCGCACCAGCATTCCCGCGAAATTCCGCGAGGTTCTGGTCGACAGCTTCGGCGACGAGCGCTTCTTCCTCACCAAGAGCATTCCGATGCGATTGGGGGGGGAGCAGATGAGCTATGGTCTCGTCATCTATCCCCACAGCGAATTCCTCGCCCTCGAGGAGCGGCTCAAGGACGGGGGCGACTACGGCTTCTCCGTCGACCAGCTCGCCGCGCTGCGCCGCATCGTGCTGGTCCCCGCCGTCGAGTGCACCGCGGACAAGCTGGGCCGCATCCTGGTACCCCCCGACCTCAGAAAGACCGCGCAGCTGGAGCGCGAGCTCCACTTCGTGGGCATGCAGAAAAAGATCGATATCTACAGCCAGGCGGTCTGGGCCAAGGTTTGTGCCCAGGACGAACAGAATTTCCCGCTCGACGCACCGGGCCTCACGGCGCTGGGCCTGTAGATGGCGGACTTCCATCACATATCGGTACTCCCGAACGAGGTCCTCGAACTCGTCGCCCCCAAGGCTGGCGGCATCTACGTGGACGGCACCCTGGGGGGCGCCGGCCACGCCGGCCTGGTCCTCACCGCGAGCGCGCCGGACGGCATCCTGATCGGCTTCGATCGCGATGCGGAGGCGATCGCAGTGGCCCGTGAACGGCTCGCCCCTTTCGGCGACCGGGTCAGGATCTTCCAGAGAAACTTCTCCTCGATAGCGGCCACCTTGGTCGAGATCGGGGTCGACGCCATCGACGGTTTCGTACTCGACCTTGGGGTTTCTAGCCACCAGCTGGACAAGGACGAACGGGGCTTCAGCTTCCAGGCCGACGCACCGCTGGACATGCGCATGGATCGCAGCTCCGGCGCGAGCGCCGCGGACTTGGTCAACACCCTCTCCGAGGCGGAACTGTTCCGCATCATCGCCGAGTACGGGGAGGAGCGCTGGGCCAAGCGGATCGCCTCCTTCATCGTCAAGGCGAGGGTAGAGGCCCCCATCGAAACCACCATGCAGCTGGTGGACATCATCAAAGGGGCGATTCCCAAGGCCAAGTGGGAGGAGCGGCTGCACCCGGCAACCCGGACCTTCCAGGGACTCAGGATCGCCGTCAACGAGGAGTTGAAGAGCCTGGAGGACGGGCTCGCCGACCTGTTGAAGCTCTTGAAGCCTGGTGGGCGCGGCGCGGTGATCTCCTTCCACTCGCTGGAGGACCGCATCGTCAAGGAAGCCTTTCGCGACGCCGCCGCCGGCTGCACCTGTCCCAAGGAACTCCCGATCTGCGTCTGTAACCGTGTGCCGCAGTACAAGGTACTGACCAAGAAGGCGGTGAAGGCGGGGGATGAAGAGCTGAATGTGAATCCGCGCTCCCGCAGCGCACGCCTTAGAGGCATTGAGAAGATTTAACAAGAGGTAGCACTATGGCACAGAGCAAAGTTGCCTACGGCAAGGTCGCCGCACCGGTACGCACCGGCGCTGTGGTAAGGGAAAACTGGATCAGCTTCAGGTATCTGACCGGTGTCATGGTCCTGCTGACGCTGGTCTCCATCTTCCACGTCTGGTCCCGGGTCGAGGTGATCAACCTGAACCTGAAGATCGGCGAGGCCAACAAGCAGTTCCGGGACCAGCAGCAGGAGAACAAACGCCTCAAGGTCGAGGTGGCGTCCCTGAAGGCGCCGGCCCGCATCGAGGCACTGGCCAAGGGTGAGCTTGGTATGGCGCTCCCCACCGACCAGCAGGTGGTCCTCGTCAAGTGATAGACAAGTGGGAGAAATGGGCCAGGGTCCGCATGCGCTTCGTGGCTCTGCTCTTCGTGGGATTCTTCATAGCGGCAACCGGGCGTGCCTTCTACCTGCAGGTCGTGGACAACGACAAGCTGGTGAAGATCGCCGAGAAGCAGCACCAGAAGAGTATCCTGCTCACGCCAAGCCGTGGCGGTATCTACGACCGCAACAACGCCCCCTTCGCGGTCTCCATCGAGATGGACTCCTGCTACGCGGAGACCAGGAACATGGAGAGCATTCCTGAGGCGGCGACGCAGTTGGCGCCGGCCCTGGGGTGTTCCCGGGAGGAGCTCGAGGCCAAGCTGAAAGCGGCGAAGAACTTCGTCTGGCTGGCACGGAGAATGCCCCCCGAGCAGGCCACCAAGGTGAAGGCGCTGGAACTGGAGGGTGTCGGCTTCGTCAAGGAAAGCCGCCGCTTCTACCCCAACTCACAGGTCGCCGCCCATGTAATAGGCTTCACCGGCCTGGACCCCAGTGGACTGGAAGGGGTCGAGAAGAAGTACGACAACATCATCCTCGGCAACACGGGCTACTTGGTAACCGAACGTGACGCCCTGGGGCGCGACATCGCCCTGAAGAAAGGAAGCGAGGGTAAGGCAGGTTCCAAGGGTAGCAACGTCGTCCTCACCCTGGACAAGAACATCCAGTACATAGCCGAGAAAGAGCTCACCAAGACCATCGAGAAAAACGGCGCCAAGGCCGGCATCGCGATCGTCATGGAGCCCGACACCGGGCGGGTGCTGGCCATGGCCAACTACCCCTCCTTCAACCCTAACAACGCGAAGGAACTTACCCCCGGGGCGATCAGGAACCGGGCCATAGCCGACAGCTTCGAACCCGGCTCCACCTTCAAGATCTTCCTGGTGGCGGCGGCCCTGGAAGCGGGGGTGATTCGCCCGGGTGACAGCTTCAACTGCGAGAACGGTTCCTGCAACATGTACGGCAGGACCATCCACGACACCCACAAGTACGGCGCGCTGACCGTGCCGCAGGTCCTCAAGTACTCGAGTAACATCGGCGCCGCCAAGATCGGCCAGAGGCTCGGCTCGCAGCGCCTGTTCACCGCGCTCACCGGATTCGGGTTCGGCGAAAGGAGCAGCATCGACCTCCCCGGCGAAGTGTCCGGGATGCTCCGCCCGCAAGAAAAGTGGTACGGCATCGACCTCGCCACCATCTCCTTCGGCCAGGGAGTAACCGCCACCGCCCTGCAACTCACCGCTGCTGTCTGTGCGGTTGCCAACGGCGGCAACCTGATGAAGCCCTACTTGGTGGACCGGATCGTGGATGACGAAGGGGTCGTGCTGCAGCAGTTCGGACCGCAAATGAAGAGAAGGGTCATCTCGCCCGAAACCGCCAAGACCGTCGCCCACATGCTCGAAGGGGTCGTGGCCGAGGGGGGGACCGGCACCGGTGCCGCGGTTGACGGTTACCGGGTGGCGGGCAAGACCGGCACCGCCCAGAAGGTCGAGGGGCGCAGCTACTCGGCCAGCAAGCGCATCGGCTCCTTCATCGGGTTCGTGCCGGTAGAGAAACCGAGGCTGGCCATCATGGTGATGGTGGACGAGCCGACCGCCAACGTCTACGGCGGTGTGGTCGCGGCTCCGGCCTTCAGCGCCATCGCACAGCAGACCCTGTGCTACCTGAACGTCCCGCCGGACAAGAGCATCAAAAAGAAGCCGTCCCCGGCACCCGAGAAGGTCACCCCGCAGACGGAGCAGGCGGTGGTCGAGGGGGTGACGGTCGAAGGGGCGGATGCGGGGGCCATGCCCAACTTCCGCGGCATGAGCATGAGGCAGGTGCTGAGGGTCATGGAACAGCGCGGCCTCAACGTTAAATTGCAGGGCAGCGGTCGGGCGGTGGAGCAGAACCCGCCACCGGGAGCCCGCATCACCACGCAGGACCAGGTCTGGGTACGCTTCGTGCCGTCGGCCTGACCATGGGGGAAGTATGGAACTGAGACAGCTTTTGGCTTGTGTCCCGGGCGCCAAGGTGACCGGGGACGACGCCATCGAGATAAAGTCGCTCTGCTACGACTCGCGGCAGGTGACGCCAGGCGCGCTCTTCTTCGCCCTGCGCGGGGTGAAGAGCGACGGAACAGAATTCGTGGCATCCGCTGTAAAGGGGGGGGCGGTCGCAATTATTGCGGACCGCCCCTGCGCCGTTGCCGGGGTTACCTGCGTCGAGGTTCCGGACGCGCGCCGCGCCATGAGCCTCATGGCCGCCGTCTTCTACGGCACCCCGACCGGCGGCATCCCGCTGGTGGGTATCACCGGCACCAACGGCAAGACCACCACCACCTACCTGGTCGAGGGGATCATGGAGCGCGCCGGTATTCCAGCGGCGGTGCTCGGCACCATCAGCTACCGCTTCGGTGACACCAACATCCCGGCCCCCAACACAACGCCGGAATCGGTGGACCTGCAGCGCATCCTGAGGGAACTGGTAGACCAGGGGGCGAAGGGCGCGGTAATGGAAGTCTCCTCCCACTCGCTGGAGCAGCGCCGGGCCGACGGCTGCGTCTTCGACGTGGCCATCTTCACCAACCTGACCCGCGACCACCTCGACTATCACGTGGACATGGAGTCTTACTACCAGAGTAAGCTCCGGCTCTTCACCGACCTGCTGACGCCCAACGTGCACAAGCCGCTGCGGCGTGCCGTGGTGAACCTGGATGACCCGTACGGGGCGCGCATAGCGGCCGACTCCGCGGCACCGGTCTTGACCTACGCCGTGAACGGCCCGGCTGACCTGAGCGTCGCGGAGGCGAACTTCTCGGTGCACGGCATTCGCTGCCGCCTGAAGTCGCCGGTGGGCGAGATCAACATCAACTCCGACCTGCTGGGCCGCTTCAACCTCTACAACATGCTGGGTGCCGTGGGGGCAGGACTTGCCCTGGGCATCTCCAAGGAAGCGATCGTGGCCGGCATCGAGGGGCACAAGAAGGTGCCGGGCCGCCTGGAGCGGGTGCCCAACGACCAGGGGATCATCGTGCTGGTCGACTACGCCCACACCGGCGACGCCCTGGAGAACGTCCTCTCCACCATAGCCGAATTGAAGACGGACCGGATCATCACCCTCTTCGGGTGCGGCGGCGACCGCGACAAAGGTAAGCGCCCGGTGATGGGCGAGATCGCGGCCCGCTACAGCGACCTCGCCATCGTCACCTCGGATAACCCGCGTACCGAGGATCCGCAGGCGATCTTGGCGGACGTCCGGGCCGGCATCCCGGCGGGGATGAAAGAATACAGCCTGGAGGAGTTGGAGGGGGGCTTGCGCGAGAAGGGCTTCGCCACCATCGAATCGCGGCGCACCGCGGTGCGCACCGCCATCCTGGCCGCACGCCCGGGCGACATTGTGCTCCTGGCGG
This window of the Geomonas agri genome carries:
- the rsmH gene encoding 16S rRNA (cytosine(1402)-N(4))-methyltransferase RsmH, whose protein sequence is MADFHHISVLPNEVLELVAPKAGGIYVDGTLGGAGHAGLVLTASAPDGILIGFDRDAEAIAVARERLAPFGDRVRIFQRNFSSIAATLVEIGVDAIDGFVLDLGVSSHQLDKDERGFSFQADAPLDMRMDRSSGASAADLVNTLSEAELFRIIAEYGEERWAKRIASFIVKARVEAPIETTMQLVDIIKGAIPKAKWEERLHPATRTFQGLRIAVNEELKSLEDGLADLLKLLKPGGRGAVISFHSLEDRIVKEAFRDAAAGCTCPKELPICVCNRVPQYKVLTKKAVKAGDEELNVNPRSRSARLRGIEKI
- the ftsL gene encoding cell division protein FtsL, producing MAQSKVAYGKVAAPVRTGAVVRENWISFRYLTGVMVLLTLVSIFHVWSRVEVINLNLKIGEANKQFRDQQQENKRLKVEVASLKAPARIEALAKGELGMALPTDQQVVLVK
- a CDS encoding penicillin-binding protein encodes the protein MIDKWEKWARVRMRFVALLFVGFFIAATGRAFYLQVVDNDKLVKIAEKQHQKSILLTPSRGGIYDRNNAPFAVSIEMDSCYAETRNMESIPEAATQLAPALGCSREELEAKLKAAKNFVWLARRMPPEQATKVKALELEGVGFVKESRRFYPNSQVAAHVIGFTGLDPSGLEGVEKKYDNIILGNTGYLVTERDALGRDIALKKGSEGKAGSKGSNVVLTLDKNIQYIAEKELTKTIEKNGAKAGIAIVMEPDTGRVLAMANYPSFNPNNAKELTPGAIRNRAIADSFEPGSTFKIFLVAAALEAGVIRPGDSFNCENGSCNMYGRTIHDTHKYGALTVPQVLKYSSNIGAAKIGQRLGSQRLFTALTGFGFGERSSIDLPGEVSGMLRPQEKWYGIDLATISFGQGVTATALQLTAAVCAVANGGNLMKPYLVDRIVDDEGVVLQQFGPQMKRRVISPETAKTVAHMLEGVVAEGGTGTGAAVDGYRVAGKTGTAQKVEGRSYSASKRIGSFIGFVPVEKPRLAIMVMVDEPTANVYGGVVAAPAFSAIAQQTLCYLNVPPDKSIKKKPSPAPEKVTPQTEQAVVEGVTVEGADAGAMPNFRGMSMRQVLRVMEQRGLNVKLQGSGRAVEQNPPPGARITTQDQVWVRFVPSA
- a CDS encoding UDP-N-acetylmuramoyl-L-alanyl-D-glutamate--2,6-diaminopimelate ligase, coding for MELRQLLACVPGAKVTGDDAIEIKSLCYDSRQVTPGALFFALRGVKSDGTEFVASAVKGGAVAIIADRPCAVAGVTCVEVPDARRAMSLMAAVFYGTPTGGIPLVGITGTNGKTTTTYLVEGIMERAGIPAAVLGTISYRFGDTNIPAPNTTPESVDLQRILRELVDQGAKGAVMEVSSHSLEQRRADGCVFDVAIFTNLTRDHLDYHVDMESYYQSKLRLFTDLLTPNVHKPLRRAVVNLDDPYGARIAADSAAPVLTYAVNGPADLSVAEANFSVHGIRCRLKSPVGEININSDLLGRFNLYNMLGAVGAGLALGISKEAIVAGIEGHKKVPGRLERVPNDQGIIVLVDYAHTGDALENVLSTIAELKTDRIITLFGCGGDRDKGKRPVMGEIAARYSDLAIVTSDNPRTEDPQAILADVRAGIPAGMKEYSLEELEGGLREKGFATIESRRTAVRTAILAARPGDIVLLAGKGHEDYQIVGTEKFHFDDREEAAAALKLRV